From the Maioricimonas rarisocia genome, one window contains:
- the atpE gene encoding ATP synthase F0 subunit C, giving the protein MARILQLCMVVAAVLLVIATPAMAQDGAEALITFSPSFGAAIIILGAGFGIARIGAAAVESMARQPEAAGDIRGGMVLAAALIEGATFFALIVCIIAIFS; this is encoded by the coding sequence GTGGCTCGGATTCTTCAACTCTGCATGGTTGTTGCTGCTGTTCTGCTGGTGATCGCGACCCCGGCCATGGCTCAGGATGGCGCGGAAGCCCTCATCACGTTCTCACCGTCCTTCGGTGCCGCGATCATTATTCTCGGTGCCGGGTTCGGTATCGCCCGCATCGGTGCGGCGGCGGTCGAGAGCATGGCCCGTCAGCCGGAAGCGGCCGGCGACATCCGCGGCGGTATGGTTCTCGCCGCAGCCCTGATCGAAGGTGCGACCTTCTTCGCACTGATCGTCTGCATCATCGCGATCTTCAGCTGA
- the atpC gene encoding ATP synthase F1 subunit epsilon: MIAATELRLVLVTPETTLFDESVRSVTFPLFDGQMGVLPGHTPMVGRLGAGELKFEGSGGSGSYFIDGGFAQIKGSVISILTHRATGAEEIDLDEAEKKLADVQQQIPIGDEAIETKLAELDRARRLRDIGRRRK, translated from the coding sequence ATGATTGCAGCCACCGAACTTCGACTCGTTCTCGTGACTCCCGAGACCACTCTCTTCGATGAGTCGGTCCGGTCGGTGACGTTCCCGCTCTTCGACGGCCAGATGGGCGTTCTGCCGGGGCATACGCCCATGGTCGGACGCCTCGGTGCGGGCGAGCTGAAGTTCGAAGGGAGTGGTGGTTCGGGCAGCTACTTCATCGACGGCGGCTTCGCGCAGATCAAAGGATCGGTGATCTCGATCCTGACGCATCGGGCCACTGGTGCCGAGGAGATCGACCTCGACGAAGCCGAGAAGAAGCTGGCAGACGTCCAGCAGCAGATTCCGATCGGCGACGAGGCGATCGAAACGAAGCTGGCCGAGCTCGACCGGGCCCGCCGCCTGCGGGATATCGGCCGTCGCCGCAAGTAA
- the atpF gene encoding F0F1 ATP synthase subunit B, translated as MRLAIRPEILFLTVACAWLGLVQSGFAADEGAASAEADHVLPEADEILDHDADGHGHEAAHGEGGGAHHDEPHDVDGDGVVDDLNQPPLSIKLPRLAFALIVFVSFVLLMKKFAWQPLIEGFNEREGRVNRAYAAAEEARLQAASLRDEHDAKVQAVQDEVREIVTAARREAEAEKQRIVAEAEAEAAKLRAEALADIEQARQQAMASLDARVDEYVGMATEHVAGRRVTLN; from the coding sequence ATGCGGCTCGCGATTCGTCCCGAAATCCTGTTTCTGACAGTGGCGTGTGCCTGGCTGGGCCTGGTCCAGTCGGGGTTCGCTGCCGATGAAGGTGCTGCGTCCGCAGAAGCGGATCATGTTCTCCCTGAGGCGGACGAGATCCTCGATCACGATGCGGACGGGCACGGGCACGAAGCCGCACATGGCGAAGGCGGCGGAGCTCACCACGACGAACCCCACGATGTCGACGGTGATGGTGTGGTCGATGACCTCAACCAGCCGCCGTTGTCGATCAAGCTGCCGCGACTGGCGTTTGCACTAATCGTTTTCGTGTCGTTCGTGCTGCTGATGAAGAAGTTCGCGTGGCAACCGCTCATTGAAGGTTTCAATGAGCGCGAAGGTCGCGTGAATCGTGCGTACGCAGCAGCCGAAGAGGCGCGGCTTCAGGCTGCGTCCCTCCGGGACGAGCACGACGCGAAGGTGCAGGCCGTACAGGACGAAGTTCGCGAGATCGTCACTGCAGCCCGGCGTGAAGCAGAAGCCGAAAAGCAACGCATCGTTGCCGAGGCCGAAGCGGAAGCGGCGAAGCTGCGGGCCGAGGCTCTGGCGGACATTGAACAGGCCCGGCAACAGGCGATGGCGTCGCTCGATGCCCGCGTTGACGAGTACGTGGGAATGGCGACCGAGCATGTGGCCGGACGGCGGGTGACGTTGAACTGA
- the atpH gene encoding ATP synthase F1 subunit delta: protein MSESEPKTRPSHVLEDPSAKVVARVYANAFLNASAKDGQVEALDEFTSFVDDVLKPYPEFARLLTTEVTGRDEKLEVIERVVAPRASEMFTSFLRVLARHERLELLPLILGETWLEHERREGRQRVTVRTASPLSEERLAGIRERLASSLPFEPILIPEVDETLVGGLVVQIGDTVHDGSLRTRIRDLKDRLRERYLNEIQSGRDRFSHPEGN, encoded by the coding sequence ATGTCCGAGAGTGAACCGAAAACGCGACCCAGTCACGTGCTGGAAGATCCGAGTGCCAAAGTGGTCGCCCGGGTCTACGCCAACGCATTTTTGAATGCGTCGGCGAAGGACGGACAGGTGGAAGCCCTGGACGAGTTCACGTCGTTTGTCGACGATGTTCTCAAGCCGTACCCGGAGTTCGCCCGTCTGCTGACGACCGAAGTGACCGGGCGGGACGAGAAGCTCGAAGTGATCGAGCGGGTCGTCGCACCGCGGGCTTCGGAGATGTTTACGAGCTTCCTGCGAGTGCTGGCCCGGCACGAGCGGCTGGAACTGCTGCCGCTGATCCTGGGCGAAACCTGGCTTGAACACGAACGACGGGAAGGCCGGCAGCGGGTGACTGTCCGTACGGCTTCTCCGCTGAGCGAAGAACGACTGGCCGGCATTCGGGAGCGGCTGGCATCATCGCTGCCGTTCGAGCCGATCCTGATTCCTGAAGTTGATGAAACGCTGGTCGGGGGCCTGGTGGTCCAGATCGGCGATACCGTACACGACGGCTCATTGCGCACGCGGATTCGTGACCTGAAAGACCGCTTGCGGGAGAGGTACCTCAATGAAATTCAAAGCGGACGAGATCGCTTCAGTCATCCAGAAGGAAATTGA
- the atpB gene encoding F0F1 ATP synthase subunit A yields MILASGTFHHVYDFDRFELPFHGELVLPSLFGLQITKFMILQVIAALLVFWIFRGLSRRVRGGSTVSGLWWNFWEMLALYIRDEVVRPIIGDPHEHDHGHDDGHHHGGNPLGTEHQHSLKEAPYVEATGKSSHSLTGGHPADKYLPFVWSSFFYILICNLIGAVPWMGSATGDLNVTVALALTAFGATFIYGAQQHGAGGFWLALVPSIDAPGALKVALIPMMFVIEVVGLFIKHGVLAIRLFANIMGGHTVLGVILAFIASTANHGVWWVVAPASIAGQIGVGLLELLVAFIQAYVFAFLSTIFIGMSLHEH; encoded by the coding sequence GTGATTCTGGCAAGCGGAACCTTTCACCACGTCTACGATTTCGACCGGTTCGAGCTGCCGTTCCATGGTGAACTGGTGCTCCCGTCGCTGTTCGGGCTGCAGATCACCAAGTTCATGATCCTGCAGGTGATCGCGGCGCTGCTGGTCTTCTGGATCTTCCGCGGTCTCTCGCGGCGGGTTCGCGGAGGCAGCACGGTCTCGGGGCTGTGGTGGAACTTCTGGGAAATGCTCGCCCTGTATATCCGTGACGAGGTCGTGCGGCCGATTATTGGCGATCCGCACGAGCATGATCACGGGCACGACGACGGGCATCACCATGGCGGAAACCCGCTGGGGACCGAGCATCAGCATTCGCTGAAAGAGGCTCCCTACGTCGAGGCGACCGGCAAGTCGTCGCATTCGCTGACGGGCGGGCATCCGGCGGACAAGTATCTGCCGTTCGTCTGGTCCAGCTTCTTCTACATCCTGATCTGCAACCTGATCGGCGCAGTCCCGTGGATGGGCTCGGCGACGGGTGATCTGAATGTGACTGTCGCCCTCGCGCTGACCGCGTTTGGTGCGACGTTCATCTACGGGGCCCAGCAGCACGGGGCCGGCGGCTTCTGGCTGGCACTGGTGCCGTCAATCGATGCCCCCGGCGCGCTCAAGGTGGCCCTGATCCCGATGATGTTCGTCATCGAGGTCGTGGGGCTGTTCATCAAGCACGGCGTGCTGGCCATTCGACTTTTTGCAAACATCATGGGCGGGCATACGGTGCTGGGAGTGATCCTGGCGTTTATCGCGAGTACGGCGAACCACGGCGTGTGGTGGGTGGTGGCCCCCGCCAGTATTGCCGGCCAGATCGGTGTCGGTCTGCTGGAACTGCTGGTGGCTTTCATTCAGGCGTACGTGTTCGCGTTTCTGTCGACCATTTTCATCGGAATGTCGCTGCACGAGCACTGA
- the atpF gene encoding F0F1 ATP synthase subunit B, with the protein MRTGRGWLRGTIAAAALAVVQQSVCLAAEAAGESPTFFGVARDDTAFWSLVTFVLFLLVLKKLGWSPFVSAMSERERKEAELIAAAEAANRESQELLNEQQGRMEALDETLREVRAEAQRDADHTRKSIRETARSESEALNRRSRLEIERSRDQALNDLFERLADKVVERTEQTLRAGLGPSEQEQLVDQAVTDFVASRG; encoded by the coding sequence ATGCGTACCGGACGGGGATGGCTGAGAGGGACGATCGCGGCAGCCGCATTGGCGGTCGTGCAGCAGTCCGTCTGCCTCGCCGCAGAGGCCGCCGGCGAGTCGCCGACGTTCTTCGGCGTGGCACGTGATGACACGGCCTTCTGGTCGCTGGTCACGTTCGTGCTGTTCCTCCTGGTCCTGAAGAAGCTGGGCTGGTCACCGTTTGTTTCGGCAATGTCCGAACGCGAGCGGAAGGAAGCCGAGCTGATCGCTGCAGCGGAGGCGGCCAACCGCGAGTCCCAGGAACTGCTCAACGAGCAGCAGGGACGGATGGAGGCTCTGGACGAAACCCTGCGGGAAGTCCGGGCCGAAGCCCAGCGGGATGCCGATCACACACGCAAGAGCATCCGCGAGACCGCCCGCAGCGAGTCGGAAGCGTTGAATCGTCGTTCGCGACTGGAAATCGAGCGGTCCCGGGACCAGGCTCTGAATGATCTGTTCGAGAGGCTTGCCGACAAGGTCGTCGAGCGGACCGAGCAGACGCTTCGTGCGGGGTTGGGGCCGTCGGAACAGGAGCAGCTCGTCGATCAGGCCGTCACGGATTTCGTGGCCAGCCGCGGATAG
- the atpG gene encoding ATP synthase F1 subunit gamma: MANVRALVKRRKAVRNIRKITRTMELIATARFKKAMDRATEAAAYTRKINEIVADLAQADLSFSHPLLQKPAEEKKVALLVLTSNRGLCGGYNAGVLRQAMGRIREVREAGQELDLHVSGKRGLAFMKFEQVPVDHEYSEFEDRPAFDAVNAIASNFVRQFIDGDLHRLDVAYQQFQSSARQKPVVETLLPIGDLASGEGQASGAGNVDYEFLPSAEEILEEIVPAAFKARFFKCFLDAAVGEQIARMVAMKSATENADEMIRDISQEYNRARQTQITSELAEIIGGAAALE, encoded by the coding sequence ATGGCTAACGTCCGAGCCCTCGTCAAACGCCGCAAGGCGGTCCGCAACATCCGCAAGATCACGCGGACGATGGAGCTGATCGCGACCGCCCGCTTCAAGAAGGCGATGGACCGGGCGACCGAGGCGGCGGCGTATACCCGCAAGATCAACGAAATCGTTGCCGACCTGGCCCAGGCCGACCTCTCCTTCAGCCATCCGCTGCTCCAGAAACCGGCGGAAGAGAAGAAGGTCGCTCTGCTGGTTCTCACCTCGAACCGCGGACTGTGCGGCGGCTACAACGCCGGTGTCCTGCGGCAGGCGATGGGGCGGATCCGCGAGGTCAGGGAGGCGGGGCAGGAGCTGGACCTGCATGTCTCGGGCAAACGTGGCCTGGCGTTCATGAAGTTCGAGCAGGTTCCCGTCGATCACGAGTACAGCGAATTCGAAGACCGGCCCGCTTTCGACGCCGTCAACGCGATCGCCAGCAACTTCGTCAGGCAGTTCATCGACGGCGACCTGCACCGGCTCGACGTGGCCTATCAGCAGTTCCAGAGTTCCGCCCGGCAGAAACCCGTCGTCGAGACGCTGCTGCCGATCGGCGATCTGGCCAGCGGTGAAGGACAGGCGAGCGGAGCCGGCAACGTCGATTACGAGTTTCTACCCAGTGCCGAGGAGATTCTGGAAGAGATCGTGCCGGCCGCCTTCAAGGCCCGGTTCTTCAAGTGCTTTCTGGACGCGGCCGTCGGCGAGCAGATTGCCCGGATGGTGGCGATGAAGTCGGCGACGGAGAATGCCGACGAGATGATCCGGGACATTTCGCAGGAGTACAACCGGGCCCGTCAGACGCAGATTACCAGCGAACTGGCCGAGATCATCGGAGGTGCCGCGGCACTTGAATAG
- the lysS gene encoding lysine--tRNA ligase, whose product MAQPNKPDRFEVARRQKLEKIVELGHDPFGQRFDGHQSIDSARALCPEESGVDGEKVRVAGRIMLRRKAGKLRFFDIKDATGRIQLLFSRGDLSAEQWELMGQLDLGDLIGIDGAMRRTDSGEVSIFVEQLTILGKSLVQPPEKFHGAQDVELRLRQRYVDLIYTEGVLDKLLLRSRIVDSVRQTLRSEQFVEVETPVLHSIAGGAAARPFVTHHNALDIDLYLRIALELHLKRLMVGGVERVYEMGRVFRNEGIDATHNPEFTMIEIYQAYGDYRSMMDLTESIVTNAVRAVLAKSGQENPERLVLPWGDDEIDFTPPWPRRTYAELFAEHAGCETTDLEAVKEKARSEASHGSIGREFIQQMEAGHVHPDVIVNEVFEAAVEHKLTGPLFCIDYPAAMCPLTKRKAGQPEIAERFELFVQGMELANAYTELNDPSLQEELFRTQLEGLSEEDSMAKMDTDFIRALKVGMPPAGGLGIGIDRLVMLLTDSRSIRDVIFFPLLRPEITG is encoded by the coding sequence ATGGCCCAGCCGAACAAGCCCGATCGCTTCGAAGTGGCCCGCCGCCAGAAGCTGGAAAAGATTGTCGAACTCGGGCACGACCCGTTTGGCCAGCGGTTTGACGGGCATCAGTCCATCGACTCGGCACGCGCGCTCTGTCCCGAAGAGAGCGGCGTCGATGGTGAGAAGGTGCGCGTCGCCGGGCGGATCATGCTGCGTCGCAAGGCCGGCAAGCTCCGCTTCTTTGACATCAAGGACGCGACCGGCCGGATTCAGCTGCTGTTCTCCCGCGGTGACCTCTCGGCGGAGCAGTGGGAGCTGATGGGCCAGCTCGACCTGGGGGATCTGATCGGCATCGATGGCGCCATGCGGCGGACCGATTCCGGCGAAGTGTCGATCTTCGTCGAGCAGCTCACCATCCTCGGTAAGTCGCTGGTGCAGCCGCCGGAGAAGTTCCACGGGGCGCAGGATGTCGAGCTGCGTCTGCGGCAGCGGTACGTGGACCTGATCTACACCGAAGGGGTGCTCGACAAACTGTTGCTGCGGAGCCGGATCGTCGATTCGGTGCGGCAGACTCTGCGGTCGGAGCAGTTTGTCGAGGTCGAAACGCCCGTCCTGCACTCCATCGCCGGCGGAGCCGCCGCCCGTCCGTTCGTGACGCATCACAACGCGCTGGACATCGACCTGTACCTGCGGATCGCGCTGGAGCTGCATCTGAAGCGGCTGATGGTCGGCGGCGTCGAGCGGGTGTACGAGATGGGCCGCGTCTTCCGCAACGAGGGGATCGACGCGACGCACAATCCCGAATTCACCATGATCGAGATCTATCAGGCTTACGGTGACTACCGCAGCATGATGGATCTGACCGAGTCGATCGTGACGAACGCGGTTCGGGCCGTGCTCGCAAAATCCGGGCAGGAGAATCCCGAGCGGCTCGTGCTCCCCTGGGGGGACGACGAGATTGACTTCACGCCCCCCTGGCCGCGACGGACGTATGCCGAACTGTTCGCCGAGCATGCCGGCTGCGAAACCACGGATCTCGAAGCCGTCAAGGAGAAGGCCCGTTCCGAAGCGTCGCACGGCAGTATCGGGCGGGAATTCATTCAGCAGATGGAGGCCGGCCACGTTCACCCGGACGTGATCGTCAACGAAGTTTTCGAGGCGGCGGTCGAGCACAAGCTGACCGGCCCGCTGTTCTGTATCGACTACCCGGCCGCCATGTGCCCGCTGACCAAGCGGAAGGCAGGCCAGCCGGAGATTGCCGAGCGGTTCGAGCTGTTCGTCCAGGGGATGGAGCTGGCCAACGCCTATACCGAGCTGAACGATCCGTCGCTGCAGGAGGAGCTGTTCCGCACACAGCTCGAAGGGCTCTCGGAAGAAGACTCGATGGCGAAGATGGATACCGATTTCATTCGGGCCCTGAAGGTGGGGATGCCCCCCGCAGGCGGGCTCGGGATCGGTATCGATCGTCTGGTGATGCTGCTGACCGACAGCCGCAGTATTCGCGACGTGATCTTCTTCCCGCTGCTCCGTCCTGAAATAACCGGCTGA
- a CDS encoding four helix bundle protein, translated as MPKRITSHRDLVVWQKAMDLVQTCYRLTGRFPGSEQFGLTSQLRRAATSIPANIAEGKGRATTGAYLNHLSIAVGSVAEVDTYLELARRLQYITREELETAETQLEEVGKMLAGLKRSLNVTSSWLLIPGSSGLPKGRPPWQPMQPQRRISDALRRSSARRSTSSSPKTTCLISTTPSAPSRNSKA; from the coding sequence GTGCCGAAGCGAATCACAAGTCATCGGGACCTCGTCGTCTGGCAGAAAGCCATGGACCTGGTTCAGACGTGTTATCGCCTCACTGGGCGATTTCCGGGAAGTGAGCAGTTTGGCCTGACGTCGCAGTTGCGACGGGCAGCAACGTCGATACCGGCGAACATCGCCGAGGGGAAAGGCAGGGCGACCACGGGCGCCTATCTGAATCATCTCAGCATCGCAGTGGGCTCGGTTGCCGAGGTCGACACGTACCTCGAACTCGCCCGGCGACTGCAGTACATCACACGGGAAGAACTCGAGACGGCGGAAACACAGCTTGAGGAAGTCGGGAAGATGCTGGCGGGGCTGAAGCGGTCACTCAATGTGACTTCATCCTGGCTCCTGATTCCTGGTTCCTCCGGCTTGCCGAAAGGGAGACCACCATGGCAACCGATGCAGCCACAGCGAAGAATATCGGACGCGTTACGCAGGTCATCGGCTCGACGTTCGACGTCGAGTTCACCGAAGACAACCTGCCTGATATCTACAACGCCGTCCGCGCCGTCCAGGAATTCAAAGGCGTGA
- a CDS encoding FHA domain-containing protein yields MPQPESAAKAGSPVNSESASQRMDVVCFVVRRGRTRHPQRPLTGQRFLIGSGSNCQLQLGGTEIPMLHSVVVRDDEGLWIEALVPAPQLSINGVNTRAGRIGVGDVIAIGPFEFGIQVASVVGDPQREETPEAMEPQKSPEEMSAVELVDAVGQDLAEIKKWEEDRRSAAAALREAALQAEGLDSQPIEPASIPVAAVTAAPSGAGGHSDVSRRAAALLAAQHELAEMLQKLSDQLRQLDDPQEDHELRVSA; encoded by the coding sequence ATGCCTCAGCCAGAATCTGCCGCCAAGGCCGGCTCGCCCGTCAATTCCGAATCGGCCAGTCAGCGCATGGACGTCGTCTGCTTTGTCGTCCGTCGCGGAAGAACGCGTCATCCCCAGCGACCCCTGACCGGCCAGCGCTTTCTGATCGGCTCAGGCAGCAACTGTCAGCTTCAGCTCGGCGGCACCGAGATCCCGATGCTGCACAGCGTTGTCGTTCGGGATGACGAAGGGCTCTGGATCGAAGCGCTGGTCCCGGCTCCCCAGCTGTCGATCAACGGCGTCAATACCCGTGCCGGGCGGATCGGTGTGGGAGATGTGATCGCCATCGGACCGTTCGAGTTCGGCATTCAGGTAGCCAGCGTCGTGGGAGATCCCCAGCGGGAGGAAACGCCCGAGGCGATGGAACCTCAGAAATCACCCGAAGAGATGTCGGCCGTGGAACTGGTCGATGCTGTCGGTCAGGATCTGGCCGAAATCAAGAAATGGGAAGAGGATCGGCGAAGTGCCGCCGCTGCATTGCGGGAAGCGGCCCTGCAGGCGGAGGGGCTGGATTCACAGCCGATCGAACCAGCTTCGATTCCCGTCGCTGCCGTCACGGCCGCACCTTCGGGGGCCGGCGGCCACTCCGACGTGTCACGGCGAGCCGCGGCTTTGCTGGCGGCTCAGCATGAGCTCGCCGAGATGCTGCAGAAACTTTCCGATCAGCTTCGGCAGCTCGACGATCCGCAGGAGGATCACGAACTGCGGGTCAGTGCGTGA
- a CDS encoding AtpZ/AtpI family protein, whose translation MTGLSFACLGQFVPPSRSKRPSSMAAGMYWAARVSSIAMTMAVPPALGFWADHHWGTAPWLVVVGACLGFVVAMLEIFKLASPQRSDSE comes from the coding sequence ATGACAGGTTTGTCATTTGCCTGCCTGGGGCAATTCGTGCCACCTTCCCGGTCAAAGCGTCCGTCTTCGATGGCGGCCGGCATGTACTGGGCGGCCCGTGTCTCGTCGATTGCGATGACGATGGCGGTGCCACCGGCATTGGGGTTCTGGGCGGATCATCACTGGGGGACGGCTCCCTGGCTGGTGGTTGTGGGTGCCTGTCTCGGGTTCGTTGTGGCGATGCTGGAGATTTTCAAGCTGGCCTCGCCGCAGCGCAGTGACTCGGAATAG
- the atpA gene encoding F0F1 ATP synthase subunit alpha — translation MKFKADEIASVIQKEIEDFKGQIETAEVGRVVEVGDGIARAVGLSSAMAGEMVEFSNGTNGLCFNMEENSVGIIILGDYLEIQEGDEIKTTGQLLSVPVGDAMVGRVIDPLGNPLDGKGPIVTSERRPVESPAPGVAERQPVKEPLQTGIKAVDAMTPVGRGQRELIIGDRKTGKTAVALDTIINQKGGDVICVYVACGQRSASVAQVVEALEANGAMDYTIVISATASDPAPLQYIAPYAGAALAEYFMYQGKHTLCVYDDLTKQAQAYRQLSLLMRRPPGREAYPGDVFYCHSRLLERAAKLSAELGGGSMTALPIIETLEGEVSAYIPTNVISITDGQIYLEPDLFFSGVRPAINVGISVSRVGGNAQTKAMKKVAGSLRLDLAAFRELEAFAQLGTELDTATQRQLDRGYRMVELLKQPQYQPLHFADQAISIYAGTKGYFDKVPVSQVARAEKELLQFMADEKSEVRDAIINSKQLDAETEEALKAALSEFRDRFKAEETGGLVGETAETA, via the coding sequence ATGAAATTCAAAGCGGACGAGATCGCTTCAGTCATCCAGAAGGAAATTGAGGACTTCAAAGGTCAGATCGAGACCGCTGAAGTCGGCCGCGTCGTCGAGGTGGGGGACGGTATCGCCCGCGCCGTCGGACTGTCGTCCGCGATGGCCGGTGAGATGGTCGAGTTCTCCAACGGCACCAACGGCCTGTGCTTCAACATGGAGGAGAACTCGGTCGGTATCATCATTCTCGGCGACTACCTGGAGATCCAGGAAGGGGACGAGATCAAGACGACCGGGCAGCTCCTTTCGGTCCCCGTCGGCGATGCCATGGTCGGCCGGGTCATCGATCCGCTGGGCAACCCGCTCGACGGCAAGGGACCGATCGTCACCAGCGAGCGGCGTCCGGTCGAAAGCCCCGCTCCCGGCGTTGCCGAACGTCAGCCGGTGAAGGAACCGCTGCAGACCGGTATCAAGGCCGTCGACGCCATGACCCCGGTCGGTCGTGGCCAGCGCGAACTGATCATCGGTGACCGCAAGACCGGTAAGACCGCCGTCGCGCTCGATACGATCATCAACCAGAAGGGTGGCGACGTCATCTGCGTGTACGTCGCCTGTGGTCAGCGGTCGGCCAGCGTCGCCCAGGTCGTCGAAGCCCTCGAGGCGAACGGCGCGATGGACTACACCATCGTGATCTCGGCGACGGCGTCCGATCCGGCACCACTGCAGTACATTGCTCCCTATGCCGGTGCGGCTCTGGCCGAATACTTCATGTACCAGGGCAAGCACACCCTGTGCGTGTATGACGACCTGACCAAGCAGGCCCAGGCGTATCGCCAGCTGTCGCTGCTGATGCGGCGACCGCCTGGTCGCGAAGCCTATCCCGGTGACGTGTTCTACTGTCACAGCCGCCTGCTCGAGCGGGCCGCCAAGCTCAGTGCCGAGCTGGGTGGAGGTTCGATGACCGCGCTGCCGATCATCGAAACGCTCGAAGGGGAAGTGTCGGCCTACATCCCGACGAACGTGATTTCGATCACCGACGGTCAGATCTACCTCGAGCCGGATCTGTTCTTCTCCGGTGTGCGTCCCGCCATTAACGTGGGGATCTCGGTCTCGCGGGTGGGTGGTAATGCCCAGACGAAGGCCATGAAGAAGGTGGCCGGTTCGCTGCGACTGGACCTGGCGGCCTTCCGCGAACTGGAAGCATTCGCACAGCTCGGTACTGAACTCGATACCGCGACGCAGCGGCAGCTCGATCGCGGTTACCGGATGGTCGAACTCCTCAAGCAGCCGCAGTACCAGCCGCTCCACTTCGCCGACCAGGCAATCTCGATCTACGCCGGTACGAAGGGTTACTTCGACAAGGTGCCGGTCAGTCAGGTCGCCCGTGCCGAGAAGGAGCTGCTGCAGTTCATGGCGGACGAGAAGAGCGAAGTCCGCGACGCGATCATCAACTCGAAGCAGCTCGACGCGGAGACGGAAGAAGCCCTCAAGGCTGCGTTGTCCGAGTTCCGGGATCGCTTCAAGGCGGAAGAGACCGGCGGACTGGTGGGCGAGACGGCGGAGACCGCCTGA
- the atpD gene encoding F0F1 ATP synthase subunit beta: MGRVTQVIGSTFDVEFTEDNLPDIYNAVRAVQEFKGVSVNVVGEVQQHLGGGRVRCVALGSTEGMVRGMDVEDTGAPVSVPVGKETLGRVFNLLGDPIDGRGEVAAEERWPIHRDPPKLEELSSKTEVFETGIKVVDLLTPFVRGGKAGLFGGAGLGKTVILTELIARIAREHGGYSVFAGVGERTREGNDLWLEMQETQIGDTGRSVIEQTCMVFGQMNEPPGARLRVALSGLTMAEWFREATGTDTLLFIDNIFRFSQAGSEVSALLGRMPSAVGYQPTLGTELGQLQERITSTKRGAITSVQAVYVPADDPTDPAPATAFSHLDAFIYLERRIAEKGIYPAIDPLASSSRILDPQYVGERHYAVARRTQQILQRYRELQDIIAILGVEELSEEDKLVVHRARRIERFLSQPFYVAEVFTGKSGKFTSLEETIQSFEEICDGKWDHLPEGAFMYVGGVEEAAEQARKMAEED, encoded by the coding sequence ATCGGACGCGTTACGCAGGTCATCGGCTCGACGTTCGACGTCGAGTTCACCGAAGACAACCTGCCTGATATCTACAACGCCGTCCGCGCCGTCCAGGAATTCAAAGGCGTGAGCGTCAACGTCGTCGGCGAGGTGCAGCAGCACCTGGGCGGCGGTCGCGTTCGCTGCGTCGCCCTCGGCTCGACCGAAGGCATGGTTCGCGGCATGGACGTCGAAGACACCGGTGCTCCCGTGTCGGTGCCGGTCGGCAAGGAAACGCTCGGCCGCGTCTTCAACCTGCTCGGAGATCCGATCGACGGTCGGGGCGAGGTGGCCGCCGAAGAACGCTGGCCGATTCACCGCGATCCGCCGAAACTCGAAGAGCTGTCCTCGAAGACCGAGGTGTTCGAGACGGGCATCAAGGTGGTCGACCTGCTCACGCCGTTCGTGCGTGGTGGTAAGGCAGGACTGTTCGGCGGGGCCGGTCTGGGCAAGACCGTGATTCTGACCGAACTGATCGCCCGTATCGCCCGCGAGCATGGTGGCTACTCGGTGTTTGCCGGCGTGGGTGAGCGGACCCGCGAAGGAAACGACCTGTGGCTCGAAATGCAGGAAACGCAGATCGGTGACACGGGCCGGTCCGTCATCGAGCAGACCTGCATGGTGTTCGGCCAGATGAACGAGCCGCCGGGTGCCCGCCTGCGTGTTGCTCTCTCCGGTCTGACGATGGCCGAGTGGTTCCGCGAAGCGACCGGAACCGACACGCTGCTGTTCATCGATAACATCTTCCGGTTCTCGCAGGCCGGTTCGGAAGTGTCCGCCCTCCTGGGCCGGATGCCCTCCGCCGTGGGGTATCAGCCGACGCTCGGTACCGAGCTGGGGCAGCTGCAGGAGCGGATCACCTCGACGAAGCGGGGAGCCATTACGTCGGTGCAGGCCGTGTACGTCCCCGCGGACGACCCGACCGACCCGGCCCCGGCGACCGCCTTCAGCCACCTGGATGCGTTCATCTATCTGGAACGCCGGATTGCGGAAAAGGGAATTTACCCCGCGATCGATCCGCTGGCCTCCTCGTCCCGAATCCTCGACCCGCAGTACGTGGGAGAGCGGCACTACGCCGTTGCCCGCCGCACGCAGCAGATCCTGCAGCGTTACCGCGAACTGCAGGACATCATCGCGATTCTGGGTGTCGAAGAACTGAGCGAGGAAGACAAGCTGGTCGTGCACCGTGCCCGCCGCATCGAACGCTTCCTCTCGCAGCCGTTCTACGTCGCCGAAGTGTTCACCGGAAAGTCCGGCAAGTTCACTTCGCTGGAGGAAACGATTCAGTCCTTCGAAGAGATCTGCGACGGCAAGTGGGACCACCTGCCGGAAGGTGCCTTCATGTACGTCGGTGGCGTCGAAGAAGCCGCCGAACAGGCCCGGAAGATGGCCGAAGAAGACTGA